Proteins encoded by one window of Halobaculum halobium:
- a CDS encoding NifU family protein: MSDLAERVETWMVGQMPIIQMHGGTSVVREADAEEGVVVVELGGTCSGCGISDITAQNIKRDLIMDFDEVEEVHVKVPDTGEMGSSTVEGGRGGDLQYSTESSDHF; the protein is encoded by the coding sequence GCGACCTCGCGGAGCGCGTCGAGACGTGGATGGTCGGACAGATGCCGATCATCCAGATGCACGGCGGGACGAGCGTCGTGCGCGAGGCGGACGCCGAGGAGGGCGTCGTCGTCGTCGAGCTCGGCGGCACCTGCTCGGGCTGTGGCATCTCCGACATCACCGCACAGAACATCAAACGGGACCTGATCATGGACTTCGACGAAGTCGAGGAGGTCCACGTGAAGGTGCCCGACACCGGCGAGATGGGCTCCAGCACCGTTGAGGGCGGCCGCGGCGGCGACCTCCAGTACTCGACGGAGTCGTCGGACCACTTCTGA